One Loxodonta africana isolate mLoxAfr1 chromosome 4, mLoxAfr1.hap2, whole genome shotgun sequence genomic region harbors:
- the LOC100670711 gene encoding LOW QUALITY PROTEIN: adenosylhomocysteinase-like (The sequence of the model RefSeq protein was modified relative to this genomic sequence to represent the inferred CDS: substituted 1 base at 1 genomic stop codon), translated as MSPAQRCPPSASPHQEARPPLLLPLTPCRSAASISDKLPYKVADTSLASWGRKALDIAENEMPGLMRMREMYSASKPLKGSRMAGCLHMTVETAVLIETLVALGAEVQWSSCNIFSTQDHAAAAIAKAGIPVYAWKGETDEEYLWCTEQTLYFKDGPLNMILDDGGDLTNLIHTXYLQLLSGIRGISKETTTGVHNLYKMTANGILKVPAINVNDSVTKSKFDNLCGCQESLIDGIKRATDVMIAGKVAVVAGYGDVGKGCAQALRGFGARVIITEIDPINALQAAMEGYEVITMDEACQEGNIFVTTTGCIDIILGRHSEQMKDDAIVCNIGHFDVEFDVKWLNENAVGKVNIKPQVDRYQLKNGHCIILLAEGRLVNLGCAMGHPSFVMSNSFTNQVLAQIELWTHPDKYAIRVHFLPKKLDEAVAEAHLGKVNVKLTKLTEKQAQYLGMPSDGPFKPDHYRYQKPGLPLAFQLASLPRPQKQLALTLRLVCHCSP; from the coding sequence ATGAGCCCTGCCCAGCGCTGCCCACCCAGTGCCTCTCCCCATCAAGAGGCCCGGCCCCCTTTGCTCTTGCCCCTCACTCCATGCCGAAGTGCTGCCAGCATATCGGACAAACTGCCCTACAAAGTCGCTGACACCAGCCTGGCCTCCTGGGGAAGAAAGGCCCTGGACATCGCGGAGAATGAAATGCCAGGCCTGATGCGCATGCGGGAGATGTACTCAGCCTCCAAGCCACTAAAGGGCTCCCGCATGGCTGGATGCCTGCACATGACTGTGGAGACAGCTGTCCTCATTGAGACACTCGTTGCCCTGGGTGCTGAGGTACAGTGGTCCAGCTGTAACATCTTCTCCACCCAGGACCATGCAGCAGCTGCCATTGCCAAGGCTGGCATTCCAGTGTATGCCTGGAAGGGTGAAACAGATGAGGAGTACCTGTGGTGCACTGAGCAAACCCTGTACTTCAAGGATGGGCCCCTCAATATGATTCTGGACGATGGCGGTGACCTCACCAACCTAATTCACACCTAGTACCTGCAGCTTCTCTCAGGCATCCGAGGCATCTCCAAGGAGACCACAACTGGGGTCCACAACCTATATAAGATGACGGCCAATGGGATCCTGAAGGTGCCTGCCATCAATGTCAATGACTCGGTCACCAAGAGCAAGTTTGACAACCTCTGTGGCTGCCAGGAGTCCCTCATAGATGGCATCAAGCGAGCCACAGATGTGATGATTGCGGGCAAGGTGGCAGTGGTGGCAGGCTATGGTGATGTGGGCAAGGGCTGTGCCCAGGCCCTGAGAGGTTTCGGGGCTCGTGTCATCATCACCGAGATTGACCCCATTAATGCGCTGCAGGCTGCCATGGAAGGCTATGAGGTGATCACTATGGATGAGGCCTGTCAGGAGGGCAACATCTTTGTCACCACCACAGGTTGTATCGACATCATTCTTGGCCGGCACTCTGAGCAGATGAAGGATGATGCCATCGTGTGTAATATCGGGCACTTTGATGTGGAGTTTGATGTCAAGTGGCTCAACGAGAATGCTGTGGGGAAGGTGAACATAAAGCCTCAGGTGGACCGCTATCAGCTGAAGAATGGACACTGCATCATCCTGCTGGCCGAGGGGCGGCTGGTCAATCTGGGCTGCGCCATGGGTCACCCCAGCTTTGTGATGAGCAACTCCTTCACCAACCAGGTGCTGGCACAGATTGAACTGTGGACCCACCCAGATAAGTACGCCATCAGGGTCCACTTTCTGCCTAAAAAGCTGGATGAGGCAGTGGCTGAAGCCCACCTGGGCAAGGTGAACGTGAAGCTGACCAAGCTGACTGAGAAGCAGGCCCAATACCTGGGGATGCCCTCCGATGGCCCCTTCAAGCCTGATCACTACCGCTACCAAAAGCCAGGCCTGCCCCTCGCCTTCCAACTGGCATCCCTGCCCAGGCCCCAAAAACAACTGGCACTAACTTTGAGATTGGTTTGTCATTGTTCCCCGTGA